The Thermosynechococcus sp. CL-1 genomic interval GGTTTCGGCCACGGTTTCCCGCAGGTGGAGAATGCTATCAACGGTGGCATCCATGGTTTCACCACCGGTCACGGCTCGCTCTGAAGCTTTGCGAGCCACTTCTGCCGCTTCGTTGGCGCTGTTGGCCACGGATTCAATGGAGGTGGACATCGCCTCAACCGCTTCCAGCATCCGCTTCACCTTCTTGGCTTGCCGCAGCGATTCTTCTGCTAACTCTGTCATGGCTGTCTCATCCGCCAAGAGGGCGGTGTTCACTTTTTCCGTAGTGGCTTTCACTTGGACAACCACGTCCCGCAGACTCTCAATGAGGGAGTTGAAGATGTCGGCAACGGTACCAATTTCATCGGCGGTGATGTCGGCCCGTACCGTCAGATCCCCTTGGGAGGCCGCCTCGACTTCGGTGAGCAGGTTAATCAACTGCATTTGAATGCGTTCCGTACGCTGCTGTTGCTCTTGGGCAAGGCGTTCTGCTTCTTTTTGGGCAGCGGTGGTCTGCTCAAGGAATTTGCTGCGCTCAAGCACCAGTCCGGCTTGGTTGGCCAACTGGAGGAAAGCATCAATTTCGGGCTGCTGCCACTGACGCGGCTCACTGCACTGGTGGGCAATTAAAAGCGCGACCAGTTTTTTCTCCACCAACACGGGAACGACTAAGTTGGCTCGCACCTTCAGGGGAGCAAGTTGTTTGAGGTGGCACTCCGTCAGACCAGCATTGAGAATGTCTGCTGTGGCTTGCACGCGCCCTTTGGTGTAGGCATCAACCCAATTTTGACGGAAGCAGGGATCGTCAATCACCTGTTCGAGGGCTTGGGGCCAGCCGACGGCTACAGACTCGGCAACGACTTTGCCGACATAGTTCTCGTCAAATTCATAGAAGATCACGCGATCGCACCCCAAAAGATGGCGCCCCTCATTGACCAGATTATCGAGAATTTGCTGGCGATCGCTCTGCTGGGTCAAACGAAAGACACTATCACGTAACTGTTGGGCGCGTTGGGCAGCCAGTCGAGCTTCTATCAGGGATTGTTCCAACTGTTCTGCCATCTGGTTAATCGTGCGGCTGAGGGTTGCCAGTTCATCATCCCCCTCCACCGGCAGACGGGTTTGGAGATCCCCTTCACCAATTTTCGTCACCGCCTTGGTGGCTCGCAGCAGGGGTTGAATCCCGCGATCGCTGAGGTAGATGGCGATCGCCCCCGCCACAATTGCCGTCACCACCACCCCCGAAAGGAGTGTCCATGTCAGGTTTCGTAGGGGTTTAAGGGCATAGTCTTGGTCGGTGCCGAGGACAATGGAGGCAAAGGGTTGGGAAACAGTAGTGTAGCTGAGAATTTGGGACTCGCCATCAGAGCGGCGCCGTTCTGTCAGCGTACTTGCTGAGGTATTGTCCCTAGACTGAGCCAGTTTGGGAAAGACTTCCTCTAGGGGTTTACCCTGCAATGCTGGAATAGAGGCAGCAAAGATCGTTCCCCCCGGCTCTACGAGGTAAAAACTCTGCTGCTGAGTGCGATCATAGGTTTTCAGAAATTGCTGAATACTGCTTTTGGGTACCCGCAACCGCAGCACCGCTATAATTTGCTGGTTTTGAGGATTAATCAGCGGTACCGCTAAAAACATCCCCAAGGGGCGTTCTGGCAGTGACAGCGTTGGCTCAACGGTTAAAACCGCGCCCCGCGTTTGGATCGCGAGCTTAAAGTACTCTTGATTTTGGAGAATATTGTTGGCGAGACGATTTCCCGCTGAGGATTGAGCAATAACCGTTCCTTGGCCATTGTTGGCAATGATCGCGGCGCTGTCGTAGGCCACGTAAGCATCAAGGAACTGATCGAGAACGGCTTGCAGTTGGGCGCGATCGCGCTGCTGAATTTCACTGCTATAACGATTATTCAAAACCGAAGCCAAGACGCGCGCATCCCCTCGGCGATCGCGCAGATAGTTATCAAATTGGAGCGCAGCGCTACTGGCTTCCTGCTGCTGGAGCTGCAAGACCTGCTCCATCAGTTGTTGACGCGCCACTTCATTTGCCGCCAAGCCCACACCAATCATCGGCAGTGTTGCAAGGGCAACGGCACTGGTAATCAGTTTCGGACGTAAGCCCCAAAATTTGCGGGGTGGGGGGGGTGGGAATGCAGGTTGCTCAGGGGATTTGCCGTTGGTTGTGGCTTTTTTCTCCTCTAGGGGAGGGAGTTGGTAGTTCAATACCGACGGTGGCAAAGGAGGAATATCAAGGGAGGGTTTGGCAGTGGTCATTGTTGGCACATCCTAACAGCATTAACAGCAGTGCTATCCGACATCAACAGCAAGAACACTTGAGCAAGACCTTTCGGCGATCGCTGCCCCATCAAGGATAAAGAACAACTCCTCTCCTAAGCGACAACAGCCTTTGAGGTAGGGAACCAGCGCCGCGCTCACTGTACCCACAGGCGAT includes:
- a CDS encoding methyl-accepting chemotaxis protein; amino-acid sequence: MTTAKPSLDIPPLPPSVLNYQLPPLEEKKATTNGKSPEQPAFPPPPPRKFWGLRPKLITSAVALATLPMIGVGLAANEVARQQLMEQVLQLQQQEASSAALQFDNYLRDRRGDARVLASVLNNRYSSEIQQRDRAQLQAVLDQFLDAYVAYDSAAIIANNGQGTVIAQSSAGNRLANNILQNQEYFKLAIQTRGAVLTVEPTLSLPERPLGMFLAVPLINPQNQQIIAVLRLRVPKSSIQQFLKTYDRTQQQSFYLVEPGGTIFAASIPALQGKPLEEVFPKLAQSRDNTSASTLTERRRSDGESQILSYTTVSQPFASIVLGTDQDYALKPLRNLTWTLLSGVVVTAIVAGAIAIYLSDRGIQPLLRATKAVTKIGEGDLQTRLPVEGDDELATLSRTINQMAEQLEQSLIEARLAAQRAQQLRDSVFRLTQQSDRQQILDNLVNEGRHLLGCDRVIFYEFDENYVGKVVAESVAVGWPQALEQVIDDPCFRQNWVDAYTKGRVQATADILNAGLTECHLKQLAPLKVRANLVVPVLVEKKLVALLIAHQCSEPRQWQQPEIDAFLQLANQAGLVLERSKFLEQTTAAQKEAERLAQEQQQRTERIQMQLINLLTEVEAASQGDLTVRADITADEIGTVADIFNSLIESLRDVVVQVKATTEKVNTALLADETAMTELAEESLRQAKKVKRMLEAVEAMSTSIESVANSANEAAEVARKASERAVTGGETMDATVDSILHLRETVAETAKKVKRLGESSQQISKVISLINQIALQTNLLAINASIEAARAGEEGRGFAVVAEEVGELAARSAAATREIEQIVETIQMETHEVVSAMETGTAQVVEGTRLVEVAKQNLQEIVQVSQHIDELVQSISQATVSQARTSNTVNTLMKDFAKVSEGMSATSKQISESLQATVDIAQELQNSVNIFKVTAEG